The genomic interval CCCACGACCAGGCGCTGGCCGACCATGCCCACCGGACCATACGGCTCTTCGACGGACGCATCGTGAACGGGGAGGCGTAAACGGGGAGGCGTAAGATGAAAACGACGAGAAGAATCGCTTTCAAACGCGAGCGCATGCTGTCTACGGCGGGACATTACCTGCTCGCCGCATGGCGGCATAGCCTCGGGTCCAAGGCCCATACCGCAATCAACGTCATCGGTTTCGCCATCGGCATGGCCTGCTGCTTGGTCATCCTGCTGTACGTCCGTGACGAACTGAGCTACGACCGGCACAACACCCGGGGAGACCGCATCTATCGCATCGCCACGGACCAGACGGCCCGGACGCCCGGTGCGTTGGGCACCCTCATCGAAGAACAACTTCCCCAGGTACAGGAAGTCCTGCGGCTGCGGGGAACGATCGGTCAGTGGCTCTTCGCAACGGAGACCAGGCGTTTCTACGAGCAGCAGGTGTACTGGGCCGACGGCAACCTCTTCGACGTATTCGACGTCCCCCTCGTACGAGGCAACCCCGCCACCGCCCTGACCGCGCCGAACACGATGGTCATCAGCGCATCCATGGCCCGCAAATACTTCGGTGAAGAAAACCCGATCGGGAAGGTGATCACCGGCGACAACATGTTTCCGTTCACCATCACGGCCGTCATGGAGGATCCGGCCCCTTACGCGCACTACCATCCCGATTTCTACATTTCCATGGCCACCGAATCGGCCAGAGGGGACCCGCTGGGGCTGTTAACGAGTTGGACGGGACGCAACTGGTTCTATACGTACCTTCTTCTGCCTGCCGGAACCGTGCCGGGCCCGACGGAAGGCTGGCTTGGGCGGCTGTTCAAAACGGTCTATGTGTACCTTCGGCTTCCGACGGGCGCCCCGTCGGCGGATGAAATAGAAGCACAACTGCAGGCGCGTCTCGAAGAACATCTGCCCGCTGAAATTCGTTCGATAGCCCTCCCGGAGCCGTACAGGCTGCAGCCGCTCTACGATATCCACCTCTACTCCAACCTGGAACACGAGATGGAATCGAACGGCAACGTAACGTTTATCTGGATGCTGATGGCGATCGCGGTCTTCATCCTGCTGATCGCGTGCATGAACTTTACGAATCTGGCCATTGTCCGGACCATCACCCGCGCCCGGGAGATCGCCTTGCGAAAAGCTGTCGGCGCGACACGGGAACAGATCGTCCGCCAGTTCATGGGCGAAACGATCCTCTTCAGCGGTATCGTGTTCTTCATCGCCCTGGGTATACTGTGGGCGATCCTGCCCGTGTTTCGATCCATGACCGGTTACGCGTTGTCCATGCCGTCACTCGAGCCGTGGTCCGTCCTTGGAGGGATCGGCATCATTTTCATCGTCGGCGTACTCGCCGGAGGGTATCCGGCACTGCTACTCTCCCGGATCGCGCCGGCTACGGTCTTTGGCGGCGCCTCGAAAACAGCCGATGCGGTCGCACTGAGGAGGACGCTGGTGGTCGTTCAGTTCTCGATTGCCATAGCGCTCATGATCGGGACCGGCGTCGTGTATCAGCAACTCGGATTCATGCGGGACAGACATCCCGGATTCGAAAAGGAACACGTCGTGGTCTTTCCTGAAATCGAGGGCATGGACTTCAACCTGGTTATCAATCGGATTCCGCAACAAGCCGGGGTAACCAGCGTCACCAGCGCGAACTACATTCCCGGACGCGCGGCCGGCCGGGGAAGGTTGCAGTTCATTCCGGTAGGGCGCGGAGACGACCCCGAAGCGCAACCCGAGCAAATGCAGATGGTGGCCACGACAGGCGGTTACGTCAGCACCCTCGGTCTCAGACTACTGGGCGGCCGGGACGTATCCTTCGAACGAGATCTCAGGATGATACCACAACCTGACGGCAGCGTTCAATCCGTCATCGACGGCTGCCTGCTCAACGAAGAGGCGGCCAGACGCCTGGG from Gemmatimonadota bacterium carries:
- a CDS encoding ABC transporter permease; this encodes MKTTRRIAFKRERMLSTAGHYLLAAWRHSLGSKAHTAINVIGFAIGMACCLVILLYVRDELSYDRHNTRGDRIYRIATDQTARTPGALGTLIEEQLPQVQEVLRLRGTIGQWLFATETRRFYEQQVYWADGNLFDVFDVPLVRGNPATALTAPNTMVISASMARKYFGEENPIGKVITGDNMFPFTITAVMEDPAPYAHYHPDFYISMATESARGDPLGLLTSWTGRNWFYTYLLLPAGTVPGPTEGWLGRLFKTVYVYLRLPTGAPSADEIEAQLQARLEEHLPAEIRSIALPEPYRLQPLYDIHLYSNLEHEMESNGNVTFIWMLMAIAVFILLIACMNFTNLAIVRTITRAREIALRKAVGATREQIVRQFMGETILFSGIVFFIALGILWAILPVFRSMTGYALSMPSLEPWSVLGGIGIIFIVGVLAGGYPALLLSRIAPATVFGGASKTADAVALRRTLVVVQFSIAIALMIGTGVVYQQLGFMRDRHPGFEKEHVVVFPEIEGMDFNLVINRIPQQAGVTSVTSANYIPGRAAGRGRLQFIPVGRGDDPEAQPEQMQMVATTGGYVSTLGLRLLGGRDVSFERDLRMIPQPDGSVQSVIDGCLLNEEAARRLGWSSPEEAIDRFVGIAGMQIRVVGVVEDFHLKSLRDPIEPLLITVPGSGIVAIRLEPGNPTETLRNLEGLWKKSTPDIPFTYTFLEDDVDRLYRSDRLQGRVVTLFAALAVFTACLGLFGLAVFTTRQRTREVGIRKTLGAPVGRLILLLSKETTVLVAIANIIAWPVAYVFMQRWLQDFAYHTDISLLLFPAAGLLGLLIAWITVSSQTLRAAGTDPVETLRAG